The proteins below come from a single bacterium genomic window:
- the atpG gene encoding ATP synthase F1 subunit gamma, with translation MKIINKRIRSVRSTQQITKAMKMVSAAKLRRAQDRLLAGRPYSSKLRQLLQHLAEAGDEGHVLFERRDVKSRLFVVVTSDKGLCGAYNMNVIRAARAEIDASIGAGVKTGVYAVGRRARDFFRKRGYDVVASHDDFGGSASDDKARQVTKFVVQRFTDGDADEVRLAFAEFVSPMTQRPAVRTALPITPPEKTDEAEDAAALDYIWEPDREAIYVALLPQYLRNTVYIMLCEAYASEHGARMTSMSAATKNAGEMIDALTLQRNRERQAAITQEISEIVGGANAL, from the coding sequence ATCAAGATCATCAACAAGCGGATCCGCTCGGTCAGGTCGACCCAGCAGATTACCAAGGCCATGAAGATGGTCTCGGCCGCCAAGCTGCGCCGCGCCCAGGACCGGCTGCTGGCCGGACGCCCCTACTCGTCCAAGCTGCGGCAGCTGCTGCAGCACCTGGCCGAGGCCGGCGACGAGGGCCACGTCCTCTTCGAACGGCGCGACGTGAAGAGCCGCCTGTTCGTGGTGGTCACCTCGGACAAGGGCCTCTGCGGGGCCTACAACATGAACGTGATCCGCGCCGCGCGCGCCGAGATCGACGCGTCGATCGGGGCCGGCGTGAAGACCGGCGTCTACGCGGTCGGCCGCCGCGCCCGAGACTTCTTCCGCAAGCGCGGGTACGACGTGGTCGCGTCGCACGACGACTTCGGCGGCTCGGCCAGCGACGACAAGGCGCGCCAGGTCACCAAGTTCGTGGTGCAGCGCTTCACCGACGGCGACGCGGACGAGGTCCGGCTGGCCTTCGCCGAATTCGTCAGCCCCATGACCCAGCGCCCCGCTGTGCGCACCGCGCTGCCGATCACGCCGCCGGAAAAGACGGACGAGGCAGAGGACGCCGCGGCGCTGGACTACATCTGGGAGCCGGACCGCGAGGCCATCTACGTGGCGCTGCTGCCCCAGTACCTGCGCAACACGGTGTACATCATGCTCTGCGAGGCCTACGCCAGCGAGCACGGCGCGCGCATGACCAGCATGAGCGCGGCGACCAAGAACGCCGGCGAGATGATCGACGCCCTGACGCTGCAGCGAAACCGCGAGCGCCAGGCCGCCATCACCCAGGAAATCAGTGAAATAGTCGGAGGCGCGAACGCGCTCTAG